The DNA region CGCTGGCCCGACTGCGCCGCGACCGTCGTTCGCGGCGGCGGTGGTGACCATCGATGCAGAGCGTCTTCGACCACGTCCTCGACCGCCTGACCGGCTGGTCGAGCGACGACGACGATTCCGACGACACCGCTCGGGTCAGCACGCGACCCGCGACCGACCACGACGCCATCACGGCGTCGACCGACACGGACGACACCATGAGCACGAGTTCCATCACGACCAGCGACACGACCGGCGACTCGACCGACAGCACGACCAGCGACACCGGGGACGAGTGGACCGCCCCCGAGTCACCCACGAGCAAGACACTCCACGACGTGACCCACACGGACCGCGGCCCGTACGCCTGCGGGGTCAGCGGGATGGTCCTCACCCGGACCGACGGCGCCTGGACCGCCGTCGTCGAGGACGGCCCGGCCACCCGGCAGAACGCCCTGAAGTCCATCGCCGCGACCGACGACGGCGAACGCGTCTGGTTCGCCGGTTCCTCGGGGTCGCTCGGGGCGCTCGACGTCTCGACCGGCCGGAAGCACGACTACTCCGCCCCGAAGGAGAAGACGAGCACCTGGGAGGCCATCGCCGTCACCGGCCCGAAGGGCGACGAGCGGATCAAGGTCGCCAACGGCTCCGGCGAGGTCCTCTCCGTCACGACCGACGAGAACGGCTGTCCCGTCTTCGGCGACGTGGTCAAACCCGGCAGC from Haloarchaeobius amylolyticus includes:
- a CDS encoding WD40/YVTN/BNR-like repeat-containing protein; this translates as MQSVFDHVLDRLTGWSSDDDDSDDTARVSTRPATDHDAITASTDTDDTMSTSSITTSDTTGDSTDSTTSDTGDEWTAPESPTSKTLHDVTHTDRGPYACGVSGMVLTRTDGAWTAVVEDGPATRQNALKSIAATDDGERVWFAGSSGSLGALDVSTGRKHDYSAPKEKTSTWEAIAVTGPKGDERIKVANGSGEVLSVTTDENGCPVFGDVVKPGSGSTIPALGFGGGNWYAVDTSGNAFRTDDEGNWTDIGVRNAQVNFFDVHATEDRLLIAGGDGRIYRYDDVCKNWTPVIAGEGALQSIDGDGSTIAVAGAAGGVFRRGTGGWQEESTPVADDLFGLSLGPSDVAVGASGTIIER